The genomic segment GGCTGCGAAGATTGGCGCCCACGACCGATACTACCGTCACCCCTGATGTCAGCATCATCGTCGCCGCTCGGAATGAGGCCCTGAATATTCCGCGCTTGCTGGCCGCTCTACAGCGACAGTCTTACCCCGCTGACCGGCTGGAAATCATCGTGGTCGACGACGGCAGTACCGACGATACCTTCCTGATCCTGCAGCTTCATGCCAGGAAGATGAGTAATCTCCATCCCATTCGCATCGATCATCCCCCGGCCGGGTGGGGACCAAAGAAATGGGCCCTGACAACGGCTGTAAATCAGGCGAAGGGCGAAATCATCCTCACCACCGACGCCGATTGCATCCCCGGTCCCCACTGGGTGGAACGAATGGTGCGATATTTCGCCAATCCGGCTGTCGGCATGGTGATGGGACCATCCCCCTTGGTCACTGAACGGCGGAGTTTCTGGCGGGAGGCGCTGTTCCTGGACAGCTGCGCCATGGATGCCCTCACCGCCGGTGGCCTGGCCCGGGGACTGGCCCTCACTTGCACCGGACGCAATCTGGCTTATCGGAAACGCATCTTTGAAGAATTGGGCGGATTTAAGGGGGTTGAGCACTTTGTATCGGGTGATGATGACCTGCTGATGCAGAAAGTGGCCGCCACTCGCTGCTGGCGGATCACCTTCGCTGCTGAGGCCGAGGCTACGGTTCCCAGCCCACCCCCGGCTACAGTGGGCGCCTTTGTCCGACAGCGGCTTAGATTCGCCTCCAAGGGCCGCTATTACTTCGGACTGGATACCGGCCCCTGGTTCAAATTGATCCTCCCCTTCCTGTATCTGACCAACCTCGCAGCAGTGACCGGTTTGGTACTATTGGCACTAATCCTGCACCCCCTCTGGCTGGCGCCTATTGCTATCAAGATGGCGGCTGAGGCCCTCCTGGTCTATCCCTATCTGCGCCGGATTAATCGGTCGGTAAGGGTCGCGACCTTCATCATTGCCGGTCTCGTCCATCCGCTGTATGTGGTCGTGTTCGGTGCCTTTGGCAACCTGCACAAGCTGGCCTGGAAGGGCAGGCATTACGAAAGCTCCCGGGTATCGGCAACCAATGTGACGAAACCGGGCTAGGTCCTGTTTGTGTCGCATCAACCTGGGCATAAGGGGAAAGGGACCACGTCTGTATCGGCCGTGACTGGGGCTTGCGGGCCGATTCAGTGGGCGCCCCTGACAACCTTACTGCCAGCGGCCCCGGAGAATAACGGGAGAGAGGTAATAGATCTGTGAAGGACCAGTTGCAGCGGGAAGTGGCCGAAGCCTTCGAGACAACACCCGAGCTGCTGCCTTATATCCCCGAACTTCTGGCCGACCTGTGGGAGCTGGGCAGTTCCCCGGAACTGATCATTGAATGGCTGCGGCTGCTTGATCTACTGCCACAGTCGACGCGCGTACTTGACTTGGGCTGTGGCAAAGGAGGGGTCGCTATTAGACTGGCCCGGGAACTGGGTTTTCAGGTCCTGGGCGTCGATTTATTTGAGCCGTTCGTGCAGGATGCCCGGCGGCGGGCGGTGGAAATGGGTGTTGCTGATCTCTGTCAGTTCGTAGTGGCCGATATGCATACCACCCTGGAGGATGCCGGGGAGTACGATGTGGTTATATATGCTTCGGTGGGTAGGGTGCTCGGCAGCTTCGATGAATGC from the Candidatus Neomarinimicrobiota bacterium genome contains:
- a CDS encoding glycosyltransferase; this translates as MMVFAFWAVGGIILLYLVLLVWMRTGLRRLAPTTDTTVTPDVSIIVAARNEALNIPRLLAALQRQSYPADRLEIIVVDDGSTDDTFLILQLHARKMSNLHPIRIDHPPAGWGPKKWALTTAVNQAKGEIILTTDADCIPGPHWVERMVRYFANPAVGMVMGPSPLVTERRSFWREALFLDSCAMDALTAGGLARGLALTCTGRNLAYRKRIFEELGGFKGVEHFVSGDDDLLMQKVAATRCWRITFAAEAEATVPSPPPATVGAFVRQRLRFASKGRYYFGLDTGPWFKLILPFLYLTNLAAVTGLVLLALILHPLWLAPIAIKMAAEALLVYPYLRRINRSVRVATFIIAGLVHPLYVVVFGAFGNLHKLAWKGRHYESSRVSATNVTKPG
- a CDS encoding cyclopropane-fatty-acyl-phospholipid synthase family protein; the protein is MKDQLQREVAEAFETTPELLPYIPELLADLWELGSSPELIIEWLRLLDLLPQSTRVLDLGCGKGGVAIRLARELGFQVLGVDLFEPFVQDARRRAVEMGVADLCQFVVADMHTTLEDAGEYDVVIYASVGRVLGSFDECIARLRQSVRPGGFMVIDDGFLKERTALERPGYEHYAPHEETVRQLTSHGDTLLREKVLSVDEIRAIDRHFIECIRKRAAGLARRHPEAADLLSAYIQRQEHECEIIEAEVSGAVWLLQRAC